The following are encoded together in the Rhinopithecus roxellana isolate Shanxi Qingling chromosome 5, ASM756505v1, whole genome shotgun sequence genome:
- the DIO3 gene encoding thyroxine 5-deiodinase: protein MPSQAASRLVVGEGEGSQGASGPAATMLRSLLLHSLRLCAQTASCLVLFPRFLGTAFMLWLLDFLCIRKHFLGRRRRGQPEPEVELNSEGEEVPPDDPPICVSDDNRLCTLASLKAVWHGQKLDFFKQAHEGGPAPNSEVVLPDGFQSQRILDYAQGNRPLVLNFGSCT from the coding sequence ATGCCTAGCCAGGCCGCGTCGCGGTTGGTGGTCGGAGAGGGCGAGGGGTCCCAGGGGGCTTCGGGGCCTGCAGCCACCATGCTCCGCTCCCTGCTGCTTCACTCCTTGAGGCTCTGCGCCCAGACCGCCTCGTGCCTCGTGCTCTTCCCGCGCTTCCTCGGCACGGCCTTCATGCTCTGGCTCCTCGATTTCTTGTGTATCCGCAAGCATTTCCTgggccgccgccgccgggggCAGCCCGAGCCCGAAGTGGAGCTCAACAGTGAAGGCGAGGAGGTGCCCCCCGATGACCCACCCATCTGCGTGTCCGACGACAACCGCCTGTGCACCCTGGCGTCGCTCAAGGCGGTGTGGCATGGCCAGAAGTTGGATTTCTTCAAGCAGGCGCACGAGGGCGGTCCAGCGCCCAACTCCGAGGTGGTTCTGCCCGACGGCTTCCAGAGCCAGCGCATCCTAGACTACGCGCAAGGGAACCGCCCGCTGGTTCTCAATTTCGGCAGCTGCACCTGA